A single Tachypleus tridentatus isolate NWPU-2018 chromosome 9, ASM421037v1, whole genome shotgun sequence DNA region contains:
- the LOC143226309 gene encoding uncharacterized protein LOC143226309: MVGILVMPSAPLYTSTSNILVNKTSEDVENVTVFTTTGSVDLNTTHAASTFLFGFGIAIGIIALATAIVAVVIFLIRKSKLDKLRHHLMPLYSFDPTEEGEDWETELIEEGLDHRQHWRGKHPGRDPVPKLAFDGGL; encoded by the exons ATGGTTGGGATCTTGGTCATGCCCTCTGCTCCACTGTATACTTCTACCAGTaatattcttgttaataaaaCTTCAGAAGATGTTgaaaatgtaactgtttttacAACTACAGGTTCAGTTGACCTCAATACAACTCATGCAGCTTCAACTTTTCTCTTTGGATTTGGAATTGCCATTGGGATAATTGCCCTTGCTACTGCAATTGTTGCTGTG GTAATATTCCTAATACGTAAGAGCAA ACTGGACAAACTTCGGCATCACCTCATGCCACTGTATAGCTTTGACCCCACAGAAGAAGGAGAGGACTGGGAAACGGAACTGATTGAGGAAGGTCTTGATCATCGACAGCATTGGAGAGGAAAA CATCCTGGTCGTGATCCTGTACCAAAACTAGCATTTGATGGAGGACTTTAA